Genomic window (Streptomyces liliiviolaceus):
ATCGCCACGCTCCAGCCGCTCACCGACAAGGCGTACGAGCAGCTGGCGCCCGGCGGCGGTCCGGTGTCGCTGGAGTACCGGCCCTCCTCGCCCGGGATCACCGGGCACGCGCGCGAGGAGCTGTACGAACAGCTGACGGCGGCCCTGGTGGAGAGCCGCAAGCAGGAGATCGAACGGGGGGTCACCCTCGTGGGCCCCCACAGGGACGAACTACTGCTCAAACTTGGCCAGCTGCCCGCGAAGGGATACGCGTCACACGGCGAGTCCTGGTCGTACGCGCTGTCGCTGCGCCTCGCCTCGTACGACCTGCTGCGGGCCGAGGGCAACGAGCCGGTGCTGGTCCTCGACGACGTGTTCGCCGAGCTGGACACCCGCCGCCGCGAACGCCTCGCCGAACTGGTCGCCCCCGGCGAGCAGGTACTGGTGACGGCCGCGGTCGACGACGACGTGCCGGGCATGCTGAAGGGGACGCGGTACGCCGTGTCCGAGGGTGCCGTGGAGCGCGTATGAGCGAGAACACACCCGACCCGAAGGACGCCCCGAAGAACACTCCCGAGCCTTCCGGGGTCGACCTCGCGCGCGTGGCCCTGCGCGCGGCGAAGGAGCAGGCACGCGCGCGCGGGGACGCGGCGCGGGACAAGAAGCAGGCGCGTCGTGGCGGTCTGCGCTCCGGCGCGCACGCCGACGGGCGCGATCCCATGGCCCTCGGGTCCGCCATCAACCGGCTCATCACCGAGCGCGGCTGGGAGACCCCGGCCGCCGTCGGCGGAGTCATGGGCCGCTGGCCGCAGATCGTCGGGGACGACCTGGCCAAGCACTGCGTACCGGAGAAGTACGACGAGGACGAGCGGGTACTGGTCGTGCGGTGCGACTCGACGGCCTGGGCCACCAACCTGCGGCTGCTCGCTCCGCAGCTGGTCGCCCGCCTGAACGAGGACCTCGGGCACGGCACGGTGCGGCTGATCAAGGTGCTGGGCCCCGGGGGTCCCGCCCACCGCTACGGCCCCCTGCGCGCCCCCGGCAGCACGGGTCCCGGCGACACCTACGGCTGAGCCAGACCGGACGGTATGCCGTCCGTAGCGCCGGGTTGACACCCGGAAGCGCTGAGTGCCGCTCTGCGCCTCTTTGAGCCCGGGTCCACATATGGGGAGTCGGTGGAGACCGGTTCAGGGCGGCACATGCGGACTCAGGTACCGGCAAACCCCCATCACTGTCGGCGCTACCGGTAGACTGGAAGCTAATCCCGCCCCACTTGTGGGACACACCGAGCAACGCTGACAAAGGCTTACCGACGTAACACGCCGCAGCCGCTCCGGACACCCTCCTCCGAGAGGACCCGGAGCTTGGCTTGTGCTGTGCCAGAAAGGGCGCTTCGTGGCCGATTCCGGCAACCCCAACGAGAACATCCCGTCCACCGACGCGGCCGCGAAAAGCGGGTCTCACTCCTCGAACGGCGAGGTCAAGGCCTCGTACGATGCCAGCGCCATCACCGTCCTCGAAGGTCTGGACGCGGTCCGCAAGCGACCCGGTATGTACATCGGCTCGACCGGCGAGCGCGGACTGCACCACCTCGTGTACGAGGTGGTCGACAACTCCGTCGACGAGGCGCTGGCCGGCCACGCGGACACGATCGACGTCACGATCCTTCCCGACGGCGGTGTCCGCGTCGTCGACAACGGCCGTGGCATCCCGGTGGGCATCGTCCCCTCCGAGGGCAAGCCCGCCGTCGAGGTCGTCCTGACCGTGCTGCACGCGGGCGGCAAGTTCGGGGGCGGCGGCTACGCGGTCTCCGGTGGTCTGCACGGCGTCGGCGTCTCCGTCGTGAACGCGCTGTCCACCAAGGTGGCCGTGGAGGTCAGGACCGACGGCCACCGCTGGACCCAGGACTACAAGCTGGGCGTCCCGACGGCCCCCCTCGCCAAGCACGAGGAGATCGAGAAGACCGGCACGTCGGTCACCTTCTGGGCCGACGGGGACATCTTCGAGACCACGGAGTACTCCTTCGAGACGCTCTCGCGGCGCTTCCAGGAGATGGCGTTCCTCAACAAGGGTTTGACCATCAAACTCACTGATGAGCGCGACTCGGCGAAGGCCACGGCGGGCGCCGACGAGGCCGGTACGGACGAGGCCGAAGAGGTCAAGACCGTCACGTACCACTACGAAGGCGGCATCGTCGACTTCGTGACGTACCTCAACTCCCGCAAGGGCGAGGTCATCCACCCCACGGTGATCGACATCGAGGCCGAGGACAAGGAGCGCATGCTCTCCCTCGAAGTCGCGATGCAGTGGAACGGCGGCTACAGCGAGGGCGTGTACTCCTTCGCCAACACCATCCACACCCACGAGGGCGGTACGCACGAGGAGGGCTTCCGCGCGGCGCTCACCGGTCTCATCAACCGGTACGCGCGCGACAAGAAGCTGCTGCGCGAGAAGGACGACAACCTCACGGGCGACGACATCCGCGAGGGTCTGACGGCGATCATCTCGATCAAGCTGGGCGAGCCGCAGTTCGAGGGCCAGACCAAGACCAAGCTGGGCAACACCGAGGCGAAGACCTTCGTACAGAAGGTCGTGCACGAGCACATCAGCGACTGGCTGGACCGCAACCCGAACGAGGCCGCGGACATCATCCGCAAGTCCATCCAGGCGGCCACCGCGCGCGTGGCGGCCCGCAAGGCCCGCGACCTCACCCGTCGCAAGGGGCTCCTGGAGACGGCGTCGCTGCCGGGCAAGCTGAGCGACTGCCAGTCGAACGACCCCACCAAGTGCGAGATCTTCATCGTCGAGGGTGACTCCGCCGGCGGTTCGGCCAAGTCCGGCCGCAACCCCCAGTACCAGGCGATCCTCCCGATCCGGGGAAAGATCCTCAACGTCGAGAAGGCGCGGATCGACAAGATCCTGCAGAACCAGGAGATCCAGGCGCTGATCTCGGCCTTCGGCACCGGGGTCCACGAGGACTTCGACATCGCCAAGCTCCGCTATCACAAGATCATCCTGATGGCGGACGCCGACGTCGACGGCCAGCACATCAACACCCTGCTGCTGACCTTCCTGTTCCGCTTCATGCGCCCCCTGGTCGAGGCAGGGCACGTCTTCCTGTCCCGTCCGCCGCTCTACAAGATCAAGTGGGGTCGCGACGACTTCGAGTACGCGTACTCGGACCGTGAGCGCGACGCCCTGATCGAGCTCGGCCGGCAGGCCGGCAAGCGCGTCAGGGAGGACTCGATCCAGCGCTTCAAGGGTCTCGGTGAGATGAACGCCGAGGAGCTGCGCATCACGACCATGGACCAGGAGCACCGCGTCCTCGGCCAGGTCACCCTCGACGACGCCGCCCAGGCCGACGACCTCTTCTCGGTGCTGATGGGCGAGGACGTCGAAGCACGCCGCGCGTTCATCCAGCGCAACGCCAAGGACGTCCGCTTCCTCGACATC
Coding sequences:
- a CDS encoding DUF721 domain-containing protein, with product MSENTPDPKDAPKNTPEPSGVDLARVALRAAKEQARARGDAARDKKQARRGGLRSGAHADGRDPMALGSAINRLITERGWETPAAVGGVMGRWPQIVGDDLAKHCVPEKYDEDERVLVVRCDSTAWATNLRLLAPQLVARLNEDLGHGTVRLIKVLGPGGPAHRYGPLRAPGSTGPGDTYG
- the gyrB gene encoding DNA topoisomerase (ATP-hydrolyzing) subunit B; its protein translation is MADSGNPNENIPSTDAAAKSGSHSSNGEVKASYDASAITVLEGLDAVRKRPGMYIGSTGERGLHHLVYEVVDNSVDEALAGHADTIDVTILPDGGVRVVDNGRGIPVGIVPSEGKPAVEVVLTVLHAGGKFGGGGYAVSGGLHGVGVSVVNALSTKVAVEVRTDGHRWTQDYKLGVPTAPLAKHEEIEKTGTSVTFWADGDIFETTEYSFETLSRRFQEMAFLNKGLTIKLTDERDSAKATAGADEAGTDEAEEVKTVTYHYEGGIVDFVTYLNSRKGEVIHPTVIDIEAEDKERMLSLEVAMQWNGGYSEGVYSFANTIHTHEGGTHEEGFRAALTGLINRYARDKKLLREKDDNLTGDDIREGLTAIISIKLGEPQFEGQTKTKLGNTEAKTFVQKVVHEHISDWLDRNPNEAADIIRKSIQAATARVAARKARDLTRRKGLLETASLPGKLSDCQSNDPTKCEIFIVEGDSAGGSAKSGRNPQYQAILPIRGKILNVEKARIDKILQNQEIQALISAFGTGVHEDFDIAKLRYHKIILMADADVDGQHINTLLLTFLFRFMRPLVEAGHVFLSRPPLYKIKWGRDDFEYAYSDRERDALIELGRQAGKRVREDSIQRFKGLGEMNAEELRITTMDQEHRVLGQVTLDDAAQADDLFSVLMGEDVEARRAFIQRNAKDVRFLDI